Proteins encoded within one genomic window of Anopheles gambiae chromosome 3, idAnoGambNW_F1_1, whole genome shotgun sequence:
- the LOC1275286 gene encoding STE20-like serine/threonine-protein kinase isoform X3 produces the protein MLIEYCDGGALDSIMVELEKPLTEAQIAYVCKHMCAGLNHLHKNKVIHRDLKAGNVLLTMDGGVKLADFGVSAKNKHTMQKHDTFIGTPYWMAPELVLCETFRDNPYDFKVDIWSLGITLIEFAQMEPPNSEMSPMRVLLKIQKSEPPKLDQPSKWSKHFNDFLARALVKDPQQRPSTEVLMGLSFISGNLDSKPIKDLLLEYKADVVEEELVDEEAEEPRNSALPLDLDDDSSSLQSQETDKLPDTPTSLSKSSRDSKESTPVPTTEDDPSKSKIGPAPTTVGAPGSAGAAPLEAPPPSVDTKTEMKKSQPAPSPAPPPVVASPVSAEGTQETTIKTSSSSSNISGGAVNVPTPVLPVAKEIVPEQPSTGELHAETPGGGNEQRKIAAAGGTFSTAAVKKGPAPPPPQTPTSPTGRQTSAKLTFGGSVAKDVVPPTPPETPQTPPAGEPPAKALDRPDAKALDGTMPPPPPALMRMGSSGVIEEQTKSPRKEHAPTPPSDKESPKASTPPGAKPTINVHEHPSSPKTNQAFAMSSTNNVAIPRAVHPPSSLVEEGGVDEGVKMITTTSTPSTVRNQLPHHATLMNTSSSSSTTSITINDAAVLSDPSNSLASNVAQVTVVTSHPPVIIDNSIPLPPAAAAAASSGTSSSASSTKSFGSSQLRRSRVISPPGTGAHDEVVIVSNELNKTHVNESSTDDDFQSLDSLENVSPRHHPIRTLSQSVAGGRAIARKLDESEVLIVSSGYDDRREVLLVDDTNASSPDRDVDAYGDGDVFNASGHNLLNNSSKLLLDTSHVSVVTVGEEEIKVKDSSQHHPQLINNPHASSPHHYHHDSTSDLSNVSCGPSESSDDVKVDIVVGGRQQPSHQQQQHPQQRSPSGSSISLPSQTGKGGASGGGIINGNRYNGGSEFHQSREDVSIIVNKRKIEKSRISPDSSVGSLEGGGSVRSASTPIHQNHQQHGSAAGGMVIGGNHHQRTGSSGTTPLAVSAKHHLYDRSDAESIATTTSHDSREHASVELEEEVTLRRKPMPSLDLDDDKVPVLAAGATSSGSSTLVSSSAGGNAPATATAGTPGAAGGVAAAAGTGAAAAGGNGTAGIRQKANRNISKEELHLQNLKKKTRKRTRKFEIDGVQVTTTTSKVIYSDEDNNKLYDDHLFRKQELRELKMLQKQEKKQFYDLQGKEAIAKEQQEKKFEQERLQLERTFEADMDVLARQHRQTVEKFEQQQEAELRNTSKKIRAEQERDLKLFRDSLKQEIRLLKQEVDLLPKEKRKDEFRKRKTQMEFEHEEREKSFLSSLSENHELALRRISEIYREKLSATDKGYLQQKQTAMRTREAMLWELEEKHIHDKHQLAKRHVKDICFMQRHQMIIRHEKELDQIKRMITRKEEELLKRQTIERRALPKRIRAERKARDMMFRESLRISMTTDPEVERDKLKKFQEQEKKRYNQEQLRFETKHSKQLEELRATSEGSIRELEQLQNEKRKQLLEHETAKLRECDEALQKELREWKAQLMPRKQAIEKHLSRMVDEYEDRWGPVDRREFDGDFTVPPELRNRTNSLNTLSLRLLNITRSRTFLTLPTMANGGVAGGGGGGYGGGGSSSNRNSIHSSVPDLSRSMPNTPNSGHKLSLASSYDSVLEENEGENQPPTMVTGRGGDDARGYGNNQYQSAIKYIHTNDPVVANNVHVRRKSEDMLSGKSRSTRIPIKSFLFSNTPVRSGRNEYGSSSSSAYYGGGGGEYGVSRGTPSGGPLSYYSDSKDRVVSIRVNNQATNRKPANMFDGITNRSNIPQSHQSASGGTMPRRTSAGWGPSRLGDNTFTTASDANINRLTTFSSARGGLPLPVANGTGGRNSTPSGLKLSPSTPVLLAPTKDDDTVV, from the exons ATGCTGATAGAATATTGTGATGGTGGTGCCTTAGATAGTATTATGGTGGAGCTCGAGAAACCACTCACCGAGGCGCAGATTGCTTACGTATGCAAGCACATGTGCGCCGGACTGAACCATTTACACAAGAACAAGGTGATACACCGGGACTTGAAGGCCGGCAACGTGCTGCTGACAATGGACGGTGGCGTTAAACTGG CGGATTTCGGCGTTTCGGCCAAGAACAAGCACACGATGCAAAAGCACGACACGTTTATCGGGACGCCCTACTGGATGGCACCGGAGCTGGTTCTGTGCGAAACGTTCCGGGACAATCCGTACGACTTCAAGGTCGACATTTGGTCGCTCGGTATAACGCTGATCGAGTTTGCTCAGATGGAACCACCGAACAGTGAAATGTCTCCGATGCGAGTGCTGCTCAAGATACAGAAAAGTGAACCACCCAAGCTGGATCAACCATCGAAGTGGTCGAAACACTTTAACGACTTTctagcgcgcgcgctcgtaaAG GATCCACAGCAAAGACCGTCGACGGAGGTGCTGATGGGATTGTCGTTTATTAGTGGTAATCTAGACTCGAAGCCCATCAAAGATCTGCTGCTCGAGTACAAGGCGGACGTGGTAGAGGAGGAACTGGTGGACGAGGAAGCGGAG GAACCCCGCAATTCTGCTCTTCCGCTCGACTTGGATGATGATTCTTCTTCCCTACAGAGTCAAGAAACTGATAAGC TTCCAGATACACCCACGTCCCTTTCGAAATCATCCAGAGATTCGAAAGAGTCTACTCCCGTTCCCACCACCGAAGATGATCCCAGCAAATCGAAGATTGGGCCGGCGCCGACTACTGTCGGAGCGCCTGGTTCAGCAGGCGCGGCACCGCTGGAGGCACCGCCGCCTAGTGTAGATACAAAAACGGAAATGAAAAAATCCCAACCAGCGCCTTCACCCGCGCCACCGCCGGTCGTTGCTTCGCCGGTCAGTGCAGAGGGCACACAAGAAACAACCATCAAAACATCGTCCTCCTCATCGAACATCAGTGGGGGAGCGGTTAACGTTCCCACGCCGGTGTTACCCGTGGCTAAAGAAATTGTCCCTGAACAACCATCCACGGGAGAGCTACATGCAGAAACACCGGGTGGAGGCAATGAGCAGAGAAAAATCGCGGCTGCAGGTGGAACATTCAGCACTGCCGCCGTCAAGAAAGGACCTGCACCTCCGCCACCGCAAACGCCAACTTCTCCCACGGGACGACAAACTTCGGCGAAGCTCACATTCGGTGGTTCCGTGGCAAAGGATGTCGTGCCGCCAACGCCACCAGAAACGCCACAGACACCGCCGGCTGGTGAACCGCCAGCAAAGGCTCTCGATCGACCGGATGCAAAGGCACTAGACGGTACAATGCCACCACCGCCTCCGGCACTAATGCGAATGGGAAGCAGTGGTGTGATTGAAGAGCAGACGAAGTCTCCCCGCAAGGAACATGCACCGACGCCACCGTCCGATAAAGAGAGCCCCAAGGCATCGACGCCGCCGGGTGCAAAGCCGACGATAAATGTTCACGAGCATCCTTCGTCGCCGAAGACAAATCAAGCCTTCGCTATGTCTAGTACTAATAATGTTGCCATTCCGAGGGCGGTGCATCCGCCTTCATCCCTGGTAGAGGAGGGAGGAGTTGACGAGGGAGTGAAAATGATTACCACCACCTCAACACCCTCAACAGTACGCAATCAGTTGCCTCATCATGCCACCTTGATGAATacctcctcatcctcctcaACGACATCCATCACCATCAACGATGCGGCTGTGCTGTCCGATCCTTCCAACAGTTTGGCAAGCAACGTGGCGCAGGTGACGGTTGTCACGAGCCACCCACCGGTGATAATTGATAATTCAATTCCATTGCCACCGgcagcggctgcagcagcCTCTTCTGGTACTTCATCGTCTGCATCCTCGACGAAGTCGTTCGGTTCGTCTCAGCTACGGCGTTCGCGTGTCATATCTCCCCCGGGTACCGGAGCCCACGATGAGGTGGTTATCGTGTCGAATGAGCTAAACAAAACGCACGTTAACGAATCGTCAACCGATGATGACTTTCAGTCGCTGGACAGTCTAGAGAACGTTTCACCGCGGCACCATCCTATTCGAACACTTTCACAGTCGGTCGCAGGTGGGCGAGCGATTGCACGAAAGCTGGACGAAAGCGAGGTGCTTATCGTCAGCTCGGGATATGATGATCGCCGCGAAGTGCTTCTCGTGGATGATACAAACGCTAGCTCACCCGATCGGGATGTGGATGCGTACGGCGATGGGGATGTGTTCAACGCTAGCGGACACAATCTActaaacaacagcagcaagttGTTGCTGGACACTAGTCATGTATCGGTGGTGACGGTTGGCGAGGAGGAGATCAAGGTGAAGGACTCCTCGCAACATCATCCGCAGCTGATCAACAATCCGCATGCGTCGTCACCGCATCATTATCACCACGACTCCACCAGTGATTTGTCCAACGTTAGCTGTGGTCCGAGCGAATCGAGTGATGACGTAAAGGTGGATATTGTGGTCGGCGGGCGGCAGCAGCCatcccatcagcagcagcagcatccacaGCAACGATCGCCATCCGGTTCCTCGATTTCGCTGCCAAGCCAAACGGGTAAAGGTGGTGCTAGTGGTGGAGGAATTATCAATGGCAATAGATATAATGGTGGCAGTGAATTCCATCAGAGTCGTGAGGATGTCAGTATCATTGTGAATAAGCGCAAGATAGAAAAGTCTCGGATTTCACCAGACAGTAGCGTCGGTTCGCTCGAAGGCGGTGGTTCGGTACGTTCCGCCAGTACGCCTATTCATCAGAACCATCAGCAGCATGGTAGTGCCGCTGGTGGCATGGTGATCGGTGGTAATCATCATCAGCGGACGGGTAGCAGTGGAACGACTCCATTAGCAGTATCAGCGAAGCATCATCTGTACGATCGAAGCGATGCGGAAAGCATTGCAACCACCACTAGTCACGATAGTCGCGAGCATGCATCGGTAGAGCTGGAAGAGGAAGTAACACTCCGACGAAAGCCAATGCCCTCACTAGACCTCGACGACGATAAGGTACCTGTCTTGGCAGCTGGGGCGACTTCCTCCGGATCATCGACCTTGGTCAGTAGCAGTGCCGGTGGCAATGCTCCGGCAACAGCCACGGCGGGAACTcccggtgctgctggtggtgtggccgctgctgctggaacaGGAGCAGCCGCAGCCGGTGGCAACGGTACGGCCGGCATTCGGCAGAAAGCTAACCGCAATATTAGCAAGGAGGAATTGCACCTACAAAAtctgaaaaagaaaacgcgAAAACGAACGCGCAAATTTGAGATCGATGGGGTACAAGTAACGACCACAACCAGCAAGGTGATCTACAGCGATGAGGATAACAACAAGCTGTACGACGATCATCTGTTCCGCAAGCAGGAGCTGCGCGAGCTCAAGATGCTGCAGAAGCAGGAGAAGAAACAGTTCTATGACCTGCAGGGTAAAGAAGCGATCGCCAAAGAGCAGCAGGAGAAGAAGTTCGAGCAGGAACGGCTACAGCTAGAGCGTACGTTCGAGGCCGACATGGACGTGCTAGCCCGTCAGCACCGGCAGACGGTGGAGAAGTTtgaacagcagcaggaagcgGAATTGCGCAACACGTCCAAAAAGATCCGAGCCGAACAGGAGCGAGACCTGAAACTA TTCCGAGACAGCTTGAAACAGGAGATACGATTGTTAAAGCAGGAGGTGGATCTACTGCCGaaggaaaaacgaaaagatgaattccgTAAGCGGAAAACGCAGATGGAGTTCGAACACGAGGAGCGTGAAAAGTCGTTTCTATCGTCGCTATCGGAAAATCACGAACTTGCTCTGCGGCGGATTAGTGAAATCTACCGCGAAAAGCTGTCCGCTACCGACAAGGGTTATctgcagcaaaagcaaacg GCGATGAGAACCCGGGAAGCGATGCTGTGGGAGCTGGAGGAAAAACATATCCACGATAAGCATCAACTGGCGAAGCGTCATGTGAAGGACATTTGTTTCATGCAACGGCATCAAATGATTATTCGGCACGAGAAGGAATTAGATCAAATCAAACG CATGATCACCCGGAAAGAAGAGGAACTGTTGAAACGACAGACGATCGAACGGCGAGCACTGCCAAAGAGAATACGCGCCGAGCGAAAGGCTCGCGATATGATGTTCCGTGAGTCGTTACGCATTTCTATGACCACTGATCCGGAGGTAGAGCGGGACAAGCTGAAAAAG TTCCAAGAGCAAGAGAAGAAGCGATATAACCAAGAGCAATTGCGATTTGAAACCAAGCACAGTAAGCAACTTGAAGAACTTAGAGCTACCTCAGAAGGATCTATTAG GGAACTGGAGCAGCTGCAAAACGAAAAACGTAAGCAACTGCTTGAACATGAAACAGCAAAACTTCGCGAATGTGACGAAGCGTTGCAGAAGGAGTTACGTGAATGGAAGGCGCAGCTCATGCCCCGCAAACAG GCAATTGAGAAGCATCTGAGCCGAATGGTGGACGAGTACGAAGACCGCTGGGGTCCGGTTGATCGCCGTGAGTTCGATGGTGATTTTACCGTGCCACCGGAGTTGCGCAATCGCACCAATTCCCTCAATACCCTTTCCCTCCGGCTGCTGAACATCACACGCTCCCGTACGTTCCTAACGCTTCCCACGATGGCAAACGGTGgagttgctggtggtggtggtggtggatacggtggtggtggaagtaGCTCTAACCGAAACAGTATACACAGCTCTGTGCCGGATCTTAGCCGGTCCATGCCCAATACGCCCAACTCCGGGCACAAACTGTCCCTCGCATCGTCATACGATTCCGTGCTGGAAGAGAATGAGGGTGAAAATCAACCGCCTACAATGGTTACCGGccgtggtggtgatgatgctaGAGGTTATGGTAATAATCAGTACCAATCCGCTATCAAGTACATCCACACCAATGATCCAGTTGTTGCTAACAATGTGCACGTGAGGCGCAAATCGGAAGATATGCTTTCGGGCAAATCACGATCAACACGCATACCGATCAAATCGTTCCTCTTCTCGAACACACCGGTCCGGTCAGGCCGGAATGAGTACGGcagctcatcatcatccgctTACTACGGTGGCGGGGGTGGTGAATATGGTGTATCCCGTGGGACTCCATCTGGCGGACCGTTGTCGTACTATTCCGACTCGAAGGACCGTGTCGTATCGATCCGTGTGAACAATCAGGCGACTAATCGCAAACCGGCAAACATGTTCGATGGTATCACTAATCGGTCTAATATTCCACAATCACATCAATCGGCATCCGGCGGTACAATGCCACGCCGTACGTCTGCTGGGTGGGGCCCAAGTCGCCTTGGCGATAATACGTTCACCACAGCATCTGATGCGAACATCAACCGGCTGACAACGTTCAGTTCCGCCCGCGGAGGTCTTCCACTTCCTGTGGCGAATGGTACCGGTGGTCGCAATAGCACCCCATCGGGATTGAAACTATCACCATCTACTCCGGTGTTGCTTGCACCGACTAAGGATGATGATACAGTGGTTTAA